A window of the Buteo buteo chromosome 8, bButBut1.hap1.1, whole genome shotgun sequence genome harbors these coding sequences:
- the TNFRSF1A gene encoding tumor necrosis factor receptor superfamily member 1A isoform X1 — protein MKESVEIAPVPYTLQVHSVALDGRDHSNSLRREKRLVQCQLGQYLHPRETHCCMRCHAGTYKAKDCDRPDQAPVCLPCANGTFTAVDNTMSKCFQCTRCRTEFHQIVETPCSPKQDTVCGCRKNQYQIGLSDLFQCKNCSSCVNGIIANCSKNRDTICRCKPRFFLTLSNVCKPCNSCIGEECLQCHSPVTTSPTPSGLNGSLVLGIIVAIFGVISVLYVVNKLVKLVQENGIASSFYSCVSLPQTTKEPVPEVEVKRSEISILLPESQKETELSVNATPPPAPLPQSSHELPDCVRPARRTQLPDNPAILYTVVDHVPPSRWKEFVRRLGLNDYDLERIEMEHRRLRDAQYEMLRLWKLRMGHAATVEHISCVLNQMELSGCSEAIQEALLNQNSPQPCSLHSHL, from the exons ATGAAGGAATCTGTAGAAATTGCTCCAGTGCCATATACACTGCAAGTCCATAGCGTAGCTTTGGATGGAAGAGACCACTCTAACTCCttgaggagagaaaagaggctgGTGCAGTGTCAACTAGGACAATACCTACATCCCAGAGAGACCCACTGCTGCATGAGGTGCCATGCAG GTACCTACAAGGCAAAAGACTGTGATCGGCCTGACCAGGCACCTGTCTGTCTTCCGTGTGCTAATGGCACATTCACAGCTGTTGATAACACCATGTCTAAATGCTTCCAGTGTACACGTTGCCGAACAG aaTTCCACCAGATAGTAGAGACCCCTTGCAGCCCAAAGCAAGATACCGTATGTGGCTGTCGGAAGAATCAATATCAGATTGGCCTGTCCGATCTCTTCCAGTGTAAGAACTGCAGCTCATGTGTCAATGGGATTATTGCCAACT GCTCAAAGAACAGAGACACAATTTGCAGGTGTAAGCCTCGATTCTTCCTGACACTTAGTAATGTTTGCAAGCCTTGCAACAG CTGCATTGGAGAAGAATGCTTGCAGTGTCATAGCCCAGTGACTACCTCACCTACTCCGTCTGGGCTGA ATGGGAGCCTTGTCCTTGGCATCATCGTTGCAATATTTGGAGTTATTTCTGTCCTCTATGTTGTAAATAAATTAGTGAAGCTGGTCCAGGAAAATGGGATAGCATCATCTTTCTACTCCTGTG tttctttGCCACAGACAACCAAGGAGCCAGTACCTGAG GTTGAGGtaaaaagaagtgaaatttCCATCCTTCTTCCTGAGTCCCAAAAGGAAACGGAATTGTCAGTGAATGCAACACCACCACCTGCACCTCTGCCACAAAGTTCACATGAGCTACCAGACTGTGTCAGACCTGCCAGGAGGACACAGCTTCCAGACA ATCCTGCTATTCTCTACACTGTGGTGGATCACGTACCACCGTCTCGGTGGAAAGAGTTTGTGAGGCGTCTGGGTCTGAATGACTATGATCTAGAGCGAATTGAGATGGAGCATCGGCGTTTACGAGATGCCCAGTATGAAATGCTTAGACTATGGAAACTGCGCATGGGCCATGCTGCAACTGTGGAGCACATCAGCTGTGTTCTCAACCAGATGGAGCTGAGTGGCTGCAGTGAAGCTATTCAAGAGGCTCTGCTAAACCAGAACTCTCCTCAACCTTGCAGCCTCCACAGCCATCTTTAA
- the TNFRSF1A gene encoding tumor necrosis factor receptor superfamily member 1A isoform X2, whose amino-acid sequence MRGPALPCSSLGTVILTFVCVLMKESVEIAPVPYTLQVHSVALDGRDHSNSLRREKRLVQCQLGQYLHPRETHCCMRCHAGTYKAKDCDRPDQAPVCLPCANGTFTAVDNTMSKCFQCTRCRTEFHQIVETPCSPKQDTVCGCRKNQYQIGLSDLFQCKNCSSCVNGIIANCSKNRDTICRCKPRFFLTLSNVCKPCNSCIGEECLQCHSPVTTSPTPSGLNGSLVLGIIVAIFGVISVLYVVNKLVKLVQENGIASSFYSCVSLPQTTKEPVPEVEVKRSEISILLPESQKETELSVNATPPPAPLPQSSHELPDCVRPARRTQLPDNPAILYTVVDHVPPSRWKEFVRRLGLNDYDLERIEMEHRRLRDAQYEMLRLWKLRMGHAATVEHISCVLNQMELSGCSEAIQEALLNQNSPQPCSLHSHL is encoded by the exons ATGCGcggcccggcgctgccctgcaGCTCGCTGGGGACG GTTATCCTAACATTCGTCTGTGTGTTGATGAAGGAATCTGTAGAAATTGCTCCAGTGCCATATACACTGCAAGTCCATAGCGTAGCTTTGGATGGAAGAGACCACTCTAACTCCttgaggagagaaaagaggctgGTGCAGTGTCAACTAGGACAATACCTACATCCCAGAGAGACCCACTGCTGCATGAGGTGCCATGCAG GTACCTACAAGGCAAAAGACTGTGATCGGCCTGACCAGGCACCTGTCTGTCTTCCGTGTGCTAATGGCACATTCACAGCTGTTGATAACACCATGTCTAAATGCTTCCAGTGTACACGTTGCCGAACAG aaTTCCACCAGATAGTAGAGACCCCTTGCAGCCCAAAGCAAGATACCGTATGTGGCTGTCGGAAGAATCAATATCAGATTGGCCTGTCCGATCTCTTCCAGTGTAAGAACTGCAGCTCATGTGTCAATGGGATTATTGCCAACT GCTCAAAGAACAGAGACACAATTTGCAGGTGTAAGCCTCGATTCTTCCTGACACTTAGTAATGTTTGCAAGCCTTGCAACAG CTGCATTGGAGAAGAATGCTTGCAGTGTCATAGCCCAGTGACTACCTCACCTACTCCGTCTGGGCTGA ATGGGAGCCTTGTCCTTGGCATCATCGTTGCAATATTTGGAGTTATTTCTGTCCTCTATGTTGTAAATAAATTAGTGAAGCTGGTCCAGGAAAATGGGATAGCATCATCTTTCTACTCCTGTG tttctttGCCACAGACAACCAAGGAGCCAGTACCTGAG GTTGAGGtaaaaagaagtgaaatttCCATCCTTCTTCCTGAGTCCCAAAAGGAAACGGAATTGTCAGTGAATGCAACACCACCACCTGCACCTCTGCCACAAAGTTCACATGAGCTACCAGACTGTGTCAGACCTGCCAGGAGGACACAGCTTCCAGACA ATCCTGCTATTCTCTACACTGTGGTGGATCACGTACCACCGTCTCGGTGGAAAGAGTTTGTGAGGCGTCTGGGTCTGAATGACTATGATCTAGAGCGAATTGAGATGGAGCATCGGCGTTTACGAGATGCCCAGTATGAAATGCTTAGACTATGGAAACTGCGCATGGGCCATGCTGCAACTGTGGAGCACATCAGCTGTGTTCTCAACCAGATGGAGCTGAGTGGCTGCAGTGAAGCTATTCAAGAGGCTCTGCTAAACCAGAACTCTCCTCAACCTTGCAGCCTCCACAGCCATCTTTAA